The Natronomonas salsuginis genome includes a region encoding these proteins:
- the proC gene encoding pyrroline-5-carboxylate reductase — MTRVSVIGCGNMGGAFLKGLARSGSHHLTAIDLDPDALERVADHATETTDDTAAAKASDVVILAVKPDIAGAVLGDLDLSAEQTLVTLAAGVPRDFVAGQTEAQVVRIMPNLAAETGNMAAAATNEGLTDEVRALLDEVGEFVEIDEELMDISTAVNGSGPAFAFYLIDAMKQGGIDGGLDPEQAETLAAQTFKGAAETVLRDDRSVDDLIDAVCSPNGTTIEGMDVLWDSDADEAVVDAVAAAERRSKELAEAFEDGDE, encoded by the coding sequence ATGACACGAGTGAGCGTAATCGGCTGCGGAAACATGGGCGGAGCCTTTTTAAAGGGGCTCGCTCGAAGCGGCTCACACCACCTGACGGCGATCGATCTCGATCCCGACGCGCTCGAACGAGTCGCCGATCACGCGACCGAAACGACTGACGACACGGCGGCGGCCAAAGCGTCCGACGTCGTGATTCTCGCGGTGAAGCCGGACATCGCGGGCGCGGTGCTCGGCGATCTCGACCTGTCGGCGGAGCAGACGCTGGTCACGCTGGCGGCGGGCGTGCCCCGGGACTTCGTCGCCGGACAGACGGAAGCGCAGGTCGTCCGGATCATGCCCAACCTCGCCGCCGAGACCGGGAACATGGCGGCGGCGGCGACGAACGAGGGGCTCACCGACGAGGTCCGCGCGCTGCTCGACGAGGTCGGCGAGTTCGTCGAGATCGACGAGGAGCTGATGGACATCTCGACGGCGGTCAACGGCAGCGGCCCGGCGTTCGCGTTCTACCTCATCGACGCGATGAAGCAGGGCGGGATCGACGGCGGACTCGACCCCGAACAGGCCGAGACGCTCGCGGCGCAGACGTTCAAGGGGGCCGCCGAGACCGTGCTCCGCGACGACCGAAGCGTCGACGACCTCATCGACGCGGTCTGCTCGCCGAACGGGACGACGATCGAGGGGATGGACGTGCTGTGGGACAGCGACGCCGACGAGGCGGTCGTCGACGCCGTCGCGGCGGCCGAGCGGCGGTCGAAGGAGCTGGCAGAGGCGTTCGAGGACGGGGATGAGTGA
- a CDS encoding nucleoside recognition protein has translation MDPSIGSVLLEEVLPRVATIAVAIAGGVAVANALVAFGAIRYIAALSKPLTRPANLPDEVGGAILTTAASTTAGYGMLAEYRDSGLLDDRATLVAVTINTFFGFVQHIFTFYAPVLIPILGLRVGLLYVGTRAGVSLAITITGVVAGAFLLSARNVNPDAMREVDPEARTDGGDDRTSREKLLDAGRGGLEKTWEILPRLAVVYTLVVLGTTYYDLEALTGGAADPLAALTGLPSAAVPVIVVYALDTTSGALTLVPFIEDGTFTARTAVATMLIGGIVSFTVSTFKRSIPFQYGIWGAEFGTKVVIVNTVLKVAWISVALVVLLAI, from the coding sequence ATGGACCCGTCGATCGGCTCGGTGCTCCTCGAGGAGGTGCTGCCGCGGGTGGCGACCATCGCGGTCGCCATCGCCGGCGGCGTCGCCGTCGCGAACGCCCTCGTCGCCTTTGGCGCGATCCGGTACATCGCGGCGCTGTCGAAGCCGCTGACCCGCCCTGCGAACCTCCCCGACGAGGTCGGCGGAGCTATCCTGACGACCGCCGCGTCGACGACTGCGGGCTACGGGATGCTCGCCGAGTACCGCGACTCGGGACTACTCGACGACCGCGCGACGCTCGTCGCCGTCACGATCAACACGTTCTTCGGCTTCGTCCAGCACATCTTCACCTTTTACGCGCCTGTGTTGATCCCGATCCTCGGGCTCAGAGTCGGCCTGCTGTACGTCGGCACGCGCGCGGGCGTCTCGCTCGCGATCACGATCACGGGCGTCGTCGCCGGGGCGTTCCTGCTCTCGGCTCGAAACGTGAACCCCGACGCGATGCGCGAGGTCGATCCCGAGGCTCGAACCGACGGTGGCGACGACCGGACGAGCCGCGAAAAGCTGCTCGACGCCGGCCGCGGCGGCCTCGAGAAGACGTGGGAGATCCTTCCGCGGCTCGCGGTCGTCTACACGCTCGTCGTCCTCGGGACGACCTACTACGACCTCGAGGCGCTGACGGGCGGGGCGGCCGATCCGCTCGCGGCGCTGACGGGGCTACCGAGCGCCGCCGTCCCCGTCATCGTCGTCTACGCCCTGGATACGACGAGCGGCGCGCTGACGCTCGTCCCGTTCATCGAGGACGGCACGTTCACCGCCCGAACCGCCGTCGCGACGATGCTCATCGGCGGTATCGTCTCCTTCACCGTCTCGACGTTCAAACGCTCGATCCCGTTCCAGTACGGCATCTGGGGCGCGGAGTTCGGGACGAAGGTCGTGATCGTGAACACGGTGCTGAAGGTGGCGTGGATCTCGGTCGCGCTCGTCGTCCTGCTCGCGATCTGA
- a CDS encoding THUMP domain-containing class I SAM-dependent RNA methyltransferase, whose product MKLLATTNGGLESIAAAEICDLVDGDASVHHRGVLEFDADVEDVYELHYRSRTLHRLMAVVADGTVAELEDVYALTARSSIPDRLPNEEFGVVGTRHGSHEFTSVDVAERVGQATIDAYRDATGTRLPVDLDDPTVRLEAYLYDDRFTLAVDLTGESLHKRPYRICEHDAPVRATLAYSMLEIAGWTSDESLVDPMAGSATIPTEAALAATEAVPRPDLDPAFDALPGYDGERFRRLRDDHTEKSPTLDIEAREKRKRWRHCARVNREAAGVEDGFEIVEADAREASIDADCVVSNLPFGIRTGTDLRELYGAFVDRLREGDVGRLVALTTKPNLIPIEPTVRYDIPYGRLDAAIVVWEP is encoded by the coding sequence GTGAAACTCCTCGCGACGACGAACGGCGGGCTGGAATCGATCGCGGCCGCCGAGATATGCGACCTCGTCGATGGCGACGCCTCCGTGCACCACCGCGGCGTCCTCGAGTTCGACGCCGACGTCGAGGACGTGTACGAACTCCACTACCGGAGCCGAACCCTGCATCGGCTCATGGCGGTGGTCGCCGACGGCACCGTCGCCGAACTCGAGGACGTATACGCGTTGACGGCGCGATCGTCGATCCCCGATCGGCTCCCGAACGAGGAGTTCGGCGTCGTCGGCACTCGCCACGGCTCCCACGAGTTCACGAGCGTGGACGTGGCCGAGCGCGTCGGGCAAGCGACGATCGACGCCTACCGCGACGCGACCGGAACGCGGCTACCGGTCGACCTCGACGACCCGACCGTCCGGCTGGAGGCGTACCTGTACGACGACCGGTTCACGCTCGCGGTCGATCTGACCGGCGAGTCGCTGCACAAACGGCCCTATCGGATCTGCGAGCACGATGCGCCGGTCCGGGCGACGCTCGCGTACTCGATGCTGGAGATCGCCGGGTGGACATCCGACGAGTCGCTCGTCGACCCGATGGCCGGGTCGGCGACGATCCCGACCGAGGCCGCGTTGGCGGCGACAGAGGCGGTCCCGCGACCGGATCTCGACCCGGCGTTCGACGCGCTTCCCGGATACGACGGCGAGCGGTTCCGGCGACTTCGCGACGACCACACCGAAAAGTCACCGACGCTGGATATCGAGGCGCGCGAAAAACGGAAGCGGTGGCGACACTGCGCGCGCGTCAACCGTGAGGCGGCGGGCGTCGAGGACGGGTTCGAGATCGTCGAAGCGGACGCGCGCGAGGCGTCGATCGACGCCGACTGCGTCGTCTCGAACCTCCCGTTCGGCATCCGGACGGGGACGGACCTCCGAGAGCTCTACGGCGCGTTCGTCGACCGCCTCCGCGAGGGCGACGTGGGCCGTCTCGTCGCTCTGACCACGAAGCCGAACCTCATCCCGATCGAGCCGACGGTCCGATACGACATTCCCTACGGCCGCCTCGACGCGGCGATCGTCGTCTGGGAGCCGTGA
- the hisD gene encoding histidinol dehydrogenase, with amino-acid sequence MRADYEFLKEAENASLEIPHDVTESVRDIVDTVRESGDDGVRELTRTFDEVDREALRVSDKEIEAAAEALTEAERRTIDNTIENVREFHEEQFAHLDGFEKEFEPGVTLGTRLLPVETAGVYVPGGRHPLVAAPAMTIVPAKVVGVETVVACAPPQPDGSVQPAQLYAMDRAGADEVYVAGGAQAVAAMAYGTETIPSVDKITGPGNIFVIEAKRQVYGRVGIDFLAGPTEVLVIADGTSDPEMVAADLLAQAEHDPRSRPILVVTDEGVAESTEEALYAQLPALRTEETARECWEDNGEIVLAADLAEAAEIANDYAIEHLQVMVDEPRRLIDDLHEYGSLFLGHDAPVVFGDKAVGTNHTLPTLEVAKYSGGVNVTTYLRVLTHQELTPEGADSVAPWAASICKLEGTHAHQVSAEKRIISDESRELAEELGLEVE; translated from the coding sequence ATGCGAGCCGACTACGAGTTCCTCAAGGAAGCCGAGAACGCATCGCTGGAGATCCCCCACGACGTGACCGAGTCCGTCCGCGACATCGTCGACACCGTGCGCGAGAGCGGCGACGACGGCGTCCGCGAACTGACGCGGACGTTCGACGAGGTCGACCGAGAGGCGCTCCGCGTCTCCGACAAAGAGATCGAGGCGGCGGCCGAGGCGCTCACCGAGGCCGAGCGCCGGACGATCGACAACACGATCGAGAACGTCCGCGAGTTCCACGAGGAGCAGTTCGCACACCTCGACGGCTTCGAAAAGGAGTTCGAACCGGGCGTCACGCTCGGTACCCGCCTGCTCCCGGTCGAGACGGCGGGCGTCTACGTCCCCGGCGGTCGCCACCCGCTCGTCGCCGCGCCCGCGATGACGATCGTGCCCGCGAAAGTCGTCGGCGTCGAGACGGTCGTCGCGTGCGCGCCGCCGCAGCCGGACGGGTCGGTGCAGCCGGCCCAACTCTACGCGATGGATCGCGCCGGCGCGGACGAGGTGTACGTCGCCGGCGGCGCACAGGCCGTCGCGGCGATGGCGTACGGCACCGAGACGATCCCGAGCGTCGACAAAATCACGGGGCCGGGGAATATCTTCGTCATCGAGGCCAAGCGGCAGGTGTACGGCCGGGTCGGCATCGACTTCCTCGCCGGGCCAACCGAGGTGCTCGTCATCGCCGACGGCACGTCGGACCCCGAGATGGTCGCGGCGGATCTCCTCGCACAAGCCGAGCACGACCCCCGGTCGCGGCCGATCCTCGTGGTGACCGACGAGGGCGTCGCCGAGTCGACCGAGGAGGCGCTGTACGCCCAGCTCCCTGCCCTGCGAACCGAGGAGACCGCGCGCGAGTGCTGGGAGGACAACGGCGAGATCGTCCTCGCCGCCGACCTCGCGGAAGCCGCCGAAATCGCGAACGACTACGCGATCGAGCACCTGCAGGTGATGGTCGACGAGCCCCGGCGGCTGATCGACGACCTCCACGAGTACGGTTCGCTGTTCCTCGGCCACGATGCGCCGGTCGTCTTCGGCGACAAGGCGGTCGGGACGAACCACACGCTCCCGACGCTCGAAGTCGCCAAGTACAGCGGCGGAGTCAACGTCACGACGTACCTGCGCGTCCTCACCCATCAGGAACTCACGCCCGAGGGGGCCGATTCGGTCGCGCCGTGGGCGGCGAGCATCTGCAAGCTGGAGGGCACGCACGCCCACCAGGTATCCGCGGAGAAGCGGATCATCAGCGACGAGTCGCGCGAACTCGCCGAGGAGTTGGGACTGGAAGTGGAGTAG
- a CDS encoding SAM hydrolase/SAM-dependent halogenase family protein: MITLASDFGSPYPAAMKGAILKRCDARLVDIGHEFPRQNVRAAAFWLSQILPEFPPAVHLVVVDPGVGTDRAALVVRAGDHVLVGPDNGVLLPPARALASADGEYRDDIDAYEFEVDATRSATFHGRDVFAPGAAEVHETGIDRLPELEGLSPADEIVELELPEPELTENEVTGEVIAVDDFGNVITNIPGEVLGNRTVVRVNDEPTPIVRSYGHVEPDRAIVTIGSHGNVECAVNRGRGDEAFGLDAGEPVRLEFA, translated from the coding sequence ATGATCACGCTCGCCTCCGACTTCGGATCGCCGTACCCCGCCGCCATGAAGGGCGCTATCCTCAAACGCTGTGACGCCCGGTTGGTCGATATCGGTCACGAGTTCCCCCGTCAGAACGTCCGAGCGGCGGCCTTCTGGCTGTCGCAAATCCTCCCGGAGTTCCCGCCCGCCGTCCACCTCGTCGTCGTCGATCCCGGCGTCGGCACCGACCGCGCCGCGCTCGTCGTCCGGGCCGGTGACCACGTCCTCGTCGGGCCAGACAACGGCGTCTTACTCCCGCCAGCCCGCGCGCTGGCGAGCGCCGATGGCGAGTACCGCGACGACATCGACGCCTACGAGTTCGAGGTCGACGCCACGCGGAGCGCGACGTTTCACGGCCGTGACGTGTTCGCCCCGGGAGCGGCCGAGGTCCACGAGACCGGGATCGATCGGCTCCCCGAACTCGAGGGGCTCTCGCCCGCCGACGAGATCGTCGAACTGGAACTCCCCGAACCGGAGCTCACGGAAAACGAGGTGACGGGCGAGGTCATCGCGGTCGACGACTTCGGCAACGTCATCACCAACATTCCGGGCGAGGTGCTCGGGAACCGCACTGTGGTTCGCGTGAACGACGAGCCGACGCCGATCGTTCGATCCTACGGCCACGTCGAACCGGACCGAGCGATCGTGACCATCGGTAGCCACGGTAACGTCGAGTGCGCGGTCAACCGGGGGCGGGGCGACGAGGCGTTCGGCCTCGACGCGGGCGAGCCGGTCCGACTCGAGTTCGCGTAG
- a CDS encoding nicotinamide-nucleotide adenylyltransferase, protein MTRGFYIGRFQPYHEGHHAMVDRIREDVDELVVGIGSADQSHTVRNPFTAGERIMMITKALAEFEMTTYAVPIEDLNRNSVWVSHVQSMSPRFEVAYSNNPLVVRLFEEADIEVRQSPMFHRDEFEGTEVRERMAVGDDWESLVPPTVAEVLAEIEGVERIQRITDTDANDAVGDGENPSE, encoded by the coding sequence ATGACGCGGGGGTTTTACATCGGACGGTTCCAGCCGTACCACGAGGGCCACCACGCGATGGTCGATCGGATCCGTGAGGACGTCGACGAACTGGTCGTCGGCATCGGCAGCGCGGACCAATCGCACACGGTTCGGAACCCCTTCACCGCTGGCGAGCGGATCATGATGATCACGAAGGCGCTCGCGGAGTTCGAGATGACGACTTACGCGGTCCCGATCGAGGACCTCAACCGGAACTCCGTGTGGGTCAGCCACGTTCAGTCGATGAGCCCCCGATTCGAAGTCGCCTACTCGAACAATCCACTCGTCGTCCGACTGTTCGAGGAAGCGGACATCGAGGTCAGGCAGTCACCGATGTTCCACCGCGACGAGTTCGAGGGGACGGAGGTTCGCGAACGGATGGCCGTCGGCGACGACTGGGAGTCGCTCGTTCCCCCGACGGTCGCGGAAGTGCTCGCCGAGATCGAGGGGGTCGAACGCATCCAGCGGATCACCGACACCGACGCGAACGACGCCGTCGGTGACGGCGAGAACCCGAGCGAGTGA
- the lonB gene encoding ATP-dependent protease LonB encodes MSNEKDVDEASEADERRVPQEEPADAPDGSDDGEFGSDHGDWTTQIDPDASDDSSSDESEQSEERDASDRLDEDEDLLDGSDLGSEVHVDSETEIDEDKEDGLLGGLQIDSSADIQVPDRLVDQVIGQDHARDIILKAAKQRRHVMMIGSPGTGKSMLAKAMSQLLPKEELQDVLVYHNPDDGNEPKVRTVPAGKGEQIVEAHKEEARKRNQMRSFLMWIIIAVVFGYAILIAQALLLGIIAAGIIYLAFKYMSRGSDAMVPNLLVNNADQQVAPFEDATGAHAGALLGDVRHDPFQSGGMETPSHDRVEAGAIHKANKGVLFVDEINTLDIRSQQKLMTAIQEGEFAITGQSERSSGAMVQTEPVPTDFIMVAAGNLDAMENMHPALRSRIKGYGYEVYMDDTIEDSPEMRRKYARFVAQEVRNDGRLPPFTDEAIEEIILEARRRAGRKGHLTLEFRSLGGLVRVSGDIARAEDREFTTRDDVLRAKARSRSIEQQLADDYIERRKDYELTVSEGDVVGRVNGLAVMGEDSGIVLPVMAEVTPSQGLGQVIATGQLKEMAKEAVQNVSAIIKKFSDEDFSTEVPNWYEDRYGDTPYPDTSLAGKDIHIQFVQVGEGGVDGDSASITVATAVISALEDVPVRQDLAMTGSLSVRGDVLPVGGVTHKIEAAAKAGLKTVIIPKANEQDVMIEDEYKEQIEIVPVSHISEVLDVALAGEPEKDSLIDRLKSITGSALEKQQPDVSPGSPSLQ; translated from the coding sequence ATGAGCAACGAAAAGGACGTAGATGAGGCATCCGAGGCGGACGAGCGTCGGGTGCCACAGGAGGAGCCAGCGGACGCCCCCGATGGATCCGACGACGGGGAATTCGGGTCCGACCACGGCGACTGGACGACCCAGATCGACCCCGACGCTTCCGACGATTCGTCCTCGGACGAATCGGAGCAATCGGAGGAACGCGACGCCAGCGACCGCCTCGACGAAGACGAGGATCTGCTCGATGGTTCCGATCTCGGCAGCGAAGTCCACGTCGACAGCGAGACCGAGATCGACGAGGACAAGGAGGACGGTCTCCTCGGCGGGCTGCAGATCGACTCCAGCGCCGACATTCAGGTCCCCGATCGGCTCGTCGATCAGGTCATCGGACAGGATCACGCCCGCGATATCATCCTGAAGGCGGCCAAACAGCGCCGCCACGTGATGATGATCGGCTCGCCCGGAACCGGCAAGTCGATGCTCGCAAAGGCGATGAGCCAGCTCCTCCCGAAGGAGGAGCTACAGGACGTCTTGGTGTATCACAACCCGGACGACGGCAACGAGCCGAAGGTCCGAACTGTGCCGGCTGGCAAGGGCGAACAGATCGTCGAGGCCCACAAGGAGGAGGCCAGAAAGCGAAACCAGATGCGGAGCTTCCTGATGTGGATCATCATTGCCGTCGTCTTCGGCTACGCGATCCTCATCGCGCAGGCGCTCCTCCTCGGGATCATCGCCGCGGGTATCATCTACCTCGCGTTCAAGTACATGAGCCGCGGGTCGGACGCGATGGTGCCGAACCTGCTCGTCAACAACGCCGACCAGCAGGTCGCCCCCTTCGAGGACGCGACCGGCGCGCACGCCGGCGCGCTGCTCGGCGACGTTCGGCACGATCCCTTCCAGTCCGGTGGCATGGAGACGCCTTCCCATGACCGCGTCGAGGCCGGCGCGATCCACAAGGCCAACAAGGGCGTGCTGTTCGTCGACGAGATCAACACGCTCGACATCCGCTCCCAGCAGAAGCTGATGACCGCGATTCAGGAGGGCGAGTTCGCCATCACTGGCCAGAGCGAGCGCTCCTCGGGCGCGATGGTCCAGACCGAGCCCGTCCCGACCGACTTCATCATGGTCGCGGCCGGGAACCTCGACGCGATGGAGAACATGCACCCCGCGCTCCGCTCGCGGATCAAGGGGTACGGCTACGAAGTGTACATGGACGACACCATCGAGGACTCCCCCGAGATGCGCCGCAAGTACGCCCGCTTCGTCGCTCAGGAGGTCCGAAACGACGGCCGATTGCCGCCCTTTACCGACGAGGCGATCGAGGAGATCATCCTCGAGGCCCGCCGCCGTGCGGGCCGGAAGGGCCACCTGACGCTGGAGTTCCGCAGCCTCGGCGGGCTCGTCCGCGTGTCGGGCGACATCGCCCGTGCCGAGGACCGCGAGTTCACCACCCGCGACGACGTGTTGCGGGCGAAGGCGCGCTCGCGCTCGATCGAACAGCAGCTCGCAGATGACTACATCGAACGGCGCAAGGACTATGAGCTCACGGTCAGCGAAGGCGACGTGGTCGGCCGCGTCAACGGGCTCGCCGTCATGGGCGAGGACTCCGGTATCGTCCTCCCCGTCATGGCCGAGGTCACGCCGAGTCAGGGACTGGGGCAGGTCATCGCCACGGGCCAGCTCAAAGAGATGGCCAAGGAGGCCGTCCAGAACGTCTCGGCGATCATCAAGAAGTTCTCCGACGAGGACTTCTCCACGGAGGTCCCGAACTGGTACGAGGACCGCTACGGCGATACGCCGTATCCCGACACGTCGCTGGCCGGCAAGGACATTCACATCCAGTTCGTCCAGGTCGGCGAAGGCGGCGTCGACGGGGACTCGGCGTCCATCACCGTCGCGACCGCCGTCATCTCGGCGCTGGAGGACGTGCCCGTCCGACAGGATCTCGCCATGACCGGCTCGCTGTCGGTCCGCGGCGACGTGCTGCCGGTCGGCGGCGTCACGCACAAGATCGAGGCCGCCGCAAAGGCGGGGCTCAAGACCGTCATCATCCCGAAGGCCAACGAGCAGGACGTGATGATCGAGGACGAGTACAAAGAGCAGATCGAGATCGTCCCGGTCTCGCACATCTCCGAGGTGCTCGACGTGGCGCTCGCGGGCGAACCCGAGAAGGACTCGCTCATCGACCGCCTCAAGAGCATCACCGGCTCCGCGCTCGAAAAGCAACAGCCCGACGTCAGTCCGGGCAGCCCGAGCCTCCAGTAA
- a CDS encoding CPBP family intramembrane glutamic endopeptidase, whose product MTRWVAFAALTLTVLAAVLFSARASERVISDLTADEPAVSDAPPLPPTALLANVAGSHALFAVVLLAGIWLAAVPASSLGIGGEPSGLAAVAIGIGVGLALAAVNLALGAVVDTDPSAALRELLAPDSSSGWVVLLGVVLPIIAGFEELLFRAILIGAFSTGFELSPWLLAITSSIAFALGHGAQGRVGVVATGVFGVALASVFVLTGSLLVVAVAHYVVNAVEFTVLEGIGYDPSGVE is encoded by the coding sequence GTGACACGGTGGGTCGCCTTCGCGGCGCTCACCCTCACCGTCCTCGCGGCCGTCCTCTTTTCCGCCCGCGCCTCCGAGCGCGTCATCTCCGATCTCACCGCCGACGAGCCGGCGGTTTCGGACGCGCCACCGCTCCCGCCGACGGCGCTGCTCGCGAACGTCGCCGGCTCCCACGCGCTCTTTGCAGTCGTGTTGCTCGCCGGAATCTGGCTGGCGGCGGTGCCGGCCTCATCGCTCGGAATCGGCGGTGAACCCTCCGGGCTCGCGGCCGTCGCCATCGGAATCGGCGTCGGGCTCGCGCTCGCCGCCGTGAATCTCGCCCTCGGCGCGGTGGTCGACACCGACCCGAGCGCGGCCCTTCGGGAACTGCTCGCGCCCGACTCGTCGAGCGGTTGGGTCGTGCTCCTCGGGGTCGTCCTCCCAATCATCGCCGGCTTCGAGGAACTGCTGTTTCGAGCGATACTGATCGGCGCGTTTTCGACGGGCTTCGAGCTCTCGCCGTGGCTGCTGGCGATCACCTCCTCGATCGCCTTCGCCCTCGGCCACGGCGCACAGGGCCGCGTCGGCGTCGTCGCCACGGGCGTCTTCGGCGTCGCTCTCGCGTCGGTGTTCGTTCTCACGGGGAGTCTGCTCGTCGTGGCCGTCGCTCACTACGTCGTCAACGCGGTCGAGTTCACCGTCCTCGAGGGTATCGGGTACGACCCGTCCGGTGTCGAGTGA
- a CDS encoding AIR synthase family protein, whose product MTTGKISRAFFETRIASRLGAPRDDVALGPKHGVDFGIVDVGDRALVTATDPISILPELGFERAGEFAIGIVLSDVAVSGLPPTHLTISFSLPPEMTDDEFDRVWGAIHEECRDLGISIVTGHTARYAGCSFPWVGAATGMAVGDPDEIVRPDGARPGDDILVTKGPAVEAVGLLTTLFPEAIDLPPVALETAQSRLDDVGAVRDALTAAAAGNVTAMHDATEGGLLGAFHEVADGAGVRLSIDAEAVPRLAGIDAACEALGMDPWRATTSGTLVVAVDPADTKSVLAALRNRGTTVSAVGTVDTGAGVELDGCPAGQPDGDASWAVYERLLDATANGRQP is encoded by the coding sequence ATGACGACCGGCAAGATCTCGCGGGCGTTCTTCGAGACTCGGATCGCCTCCCGACTCGGCGCGCCGCGCGACGACGTGGCGCTCGGCCCGAAACACGGGGTCGATTTCGGGATCGTCGACGTCGGCGATCGCGCCCTCGTGACGGCGACCGACCCGATCTCGATCCTCCCCGAGTTGGGCTTCGAACGCGCGGGGGAGTTCGCGATCGGGATCGTCCTCTCCGACGTGGCGGTTTCCGGTCTGCCGCCGACGCACCTGACGATCTCGTTTTCGCTCCCGCCGGAGATGACCGACGACGAGTTCGACCGGGTGTGGGGGGCCATCCACGAGGAGTGTCGCGATCTCGGTATCTCGATCGTGACCGGCCACACCGCCCGGTACGCCGGCTGTTCGTTCCCGTGGGTCGGCGCGGCGACCGGGATGGCAGTCGGCGATCCCGACGAGATCGTGCGACCAGACGGCGCGCGCCCCGGCGACGATATCCTCGTGACGAAGGGGCCGGCGGTCGAGGCGGTCGGGCTGTTGACGACGCTGTTTCCCGAGGCGATCGATCTCCCACCAGTCGCCCTCGAAACGGCCCAATCGCGCCTCGACGACGTGGGCGCGGTGCGGGATGCGCTCACCGCCGCCGCTGCTGGAAACGTGACGGCGATGCACGACGCGACGGAGGGCGGCCTCCTCGGCGCGTTTCACGAGGTCGCCGACGGAGCCGGCGTTCGGCTCTCGATCGACGCCGAGGCGGTGCCGCGGCTGGCCGGCATCGACGCCGCCTGCGAGGCGCTCGGGATGGATCCGTGGCGGGCGACGACTTCCGGCACGCTCGTCGTCGCGGTCGATCCGGCCGACACCAAGTCGGTTCTCGCCGCCCTCCGAAACAGGGGAACAACGGTTTCGGCCGTCGGAACGGTCGATACCGGCGCGGGCGTCGAGCTCGACGGCTGCCCCGCCGGACAGCCGGACGGCGACGCCTCGTGGGCCGTCTACGAACGCTTACTCGACGCCACCGCCAACGGTCGCCAGCCGTAG